From Elaeis guineensis isolate ETL-2024a chromosome 16, EG11, whole genome shotgun sequence, a single genomic window includes:
- the LOC105059202 gene encoding uncharacterized protein yields MSEPSNTAPLELLEHPHPHHPHHHPRPPAYSPSSSSAALARDYRKGNWTLHETLILITAKRLDDERRAGGGSSASGGAAPRSAEQRWKWVENYCWNNGCLRSQNQCNDKWDNLLRDYKKVRNYEARATATAGGGTAGDRPSYWAMERHERKERNLPTNLAAEVFEALTDVLSRRAARRGGAGAAVSTPGSSRALPPPPAPPPPPALTPPSQPQPPAVTPTPTPPPPPPPARASVSVEMTETSGSSENEGLEPEAKRRRLRRLGSSVERSATVLARTLLACEEKREQRHREMVELEERRLRLEEERTEMRRQGFAGLISAVNNLSGAIHALVSDHRNGDGR; encoded by the exons ATGTCCGAGCCCTCCAACACCGCCCCCTTAGAACTTCTGGAGCATCCCCACCCCCACCACCCCCATCACCACCCACGGCCGCCGGCGTACTCTCCGTCTTCCTCCTCCGCCGCCCTGGCCCGCGACTACCGCAAGGGAAACTGGACCCTCCACGAGACCCTCATTCTAATCACCGCCAAGCGCCTCGACGACGAGCGCCGTGCCGGCGGTGGCAGTTCCGCATCCGGCGGCGCCGCCCCCCGCTCCGCGGAGCAGCGGTGGAAGTGGGTCGAGAACTATTGCTGGAACAACGGCTGCCTCCGGAGTCAGAACCAGTGCAACGACAAGTGGGACAACCTCCTTCGCGATTACAAGAAGGTCCGCAACTACGAGGCCCGCGCCACGGCTACCGCCGGCGGCGGCACCGCCGGAGACCGGCCCTCCTACTGGGCCATGGAGCGGCACGAGCGGAAGGAGCGCAACCTCCCAACCAACCTTGCAGCCGAGGTCTTCGAGGCCCTCACCGACGTCCTCAGCCGCCGGGCAGCCCGCCGCGGCGGTGCCGGTGCCGCAGTCTCCACCCCCGGCTCCTCTCGCGCTCTTCCTCCGCCGCCGGCGCCGCCTCCTCCCCCCGCGCTCACCCCGCCATCCCAGCCCCAGCCGCCCGCGGTCACCCCTACTCCAACGCCGCCCCCGCCACCTCCACCGGCGCGAGCCTCCGTTTCCG TGGAGATGACGGAAACGTCGGGGTCGTCGGAGAACGAGGGGCTGGAACCGGAGGCGAAGCGGCGGAGGCTCCGGCGACTAGGGTCGAGCGTCGAGCGGAGCGCGACGGTGCTGGCGAGGACGCTGCTGGCGTGCGAGGAGAAGCGGGAGCAGCGCCACCGCGAGATGGTGGAGCTCGAGGAGCGCCGCCTCCGGCTGGAGGAGGAGCGGACGGAGATGCGCCGCCAGGGATTCGCCGGCCTCATCTCCGCCGTCAACAACCTCTCCGGCGCCATCCACGCTCTCGTCTCCGACCACCGCAACGGCGACGGCAGGTAA